Proteins encoded together in one Plasmodium relictum strain SGS1 genome assembly, contig: PRELSG_00_v1_214, whole genome shotgun sequence window:
- a CDS encoding fam-j protein: MINSNRKFYILILFFYSLQYFILINVCISHELQGRSQDLFSEKISSNIYARENSPNTRNLIDAVDIEQDEILDLENTFIHFPIEEKNSDSGNEDNFFNMDLFETINLEKGKSSNIKNVLGETDSPLMDSPIDPLYPSFENKNSAIHIETNSSSISLNETKIIESKDSYNPQPILNYSSATPNYLEGGFLSLLLEDDCSPINYENILPTTSNLMFLENEEHEKYIELETTLFNLPIEKPVTTINDNEDMSSVDEIEKISEKSYKRKGKKRNYEDVDNLDDQNIEKDISINQKKNYAYNRNYTYNKIGEDFVCSISSIFKMQINCLPDYVVSSLQKLRDILDDDNKSTYHNLEKKMNINILLLRDIIAEEIKKINRSDLGAIKNYYNKNIEGEKLVKTINHIILLFKHKTNHIFNKKEMHEKIKQILETFEDLANEHKFLRDLYRFKSTIANNFMYNKLFSFSFIQSSEVFKRNFELLKYMDKLIECVEKSIKNGFILRDRNYFCMTQKVIYNLHTPITASIRNNLAKLDNILKTLNLSYKDHSLIIQTIFYFLKKENEKNKKKLELYMNKPYKKNSLKAIYNFLLEEEKDATRYYNEASKIFNLNLTDKNKESILFDDLINNESIIDNLFSVHETLIKLIGGLFIKKQLTIIMNTRKLLLSMNSLKKRKDISYETKEILKKKHQSNLLSQIKKEKWKMEKIKHNIRNLHLFVTTKDDIKRIQVSNSLINKINGIISILRFICKITYKNEDKTDFNQKKEASTENILLALYYANQRLPKFTEKKIQKKYTSKKK, from the exons atgataaattcaaatagaaaattttatatattaattctttttttttattccttgcaatattttatattaattaatgTTTGTATTTCACATGAACTACAAGGGAGGAGCCAAGATTTATTTTCAGAAAA aATATCTTCAAATATTTATGCAAGAGAAAACTCTCCTAATACGAGAAATTTGATTGATGCAGTAGATATAGAACAAGATGAAATTCTTGATTTAGAAAACACATTTATTCATTTCCCCATAGAAGA aaaaaattcaGATTCTGGTAATGAAGataacttttttaatatggATTTATTTGAAACAATAAATTTAGAGAAAGGTAAGTCatctaatataaaaaatgttttaggTGAAACAGATAGTCCTTTAATGGATTCACCAATAGATCCTCTCTATCCATCTTTtgaaaa taaaaaCTCAGCCATTCATATTGAAACGAATTCCTCTAGCATAAGTTTGAAtgaaacaaaaattatagaatCCAAGGATTCATATAATCCACAGCCTATTCTCAATTATTCATCAGCTACTCCCAATTATTTGGAAGGAGGATTCCTTAGCTTACTCTTAGAAGa tgatTGTTCACCtattaattatgaaaatatactCCCCACTACCAGCAATTTAATGTTTCTAGAAAATGAAGAacatgaaaaatatattgaattAGAAACCACTCTTTTTAATCTTCCTATAGAAAA acCTGTCACAACTATTAATGATAATGAAGATATGAGCTCAGTAGatgaaattgaaaaaatatcaGAAAAGTCATacaaaagaaaaggaaaaaagagaaattacGAAGATGTTGATAATTTAGATGATCAGAATATTGAAAAAGATATAAGTattaatcaaaaaaaaaattatgcttATAATCGAAATTAtacttataataaaattggtGAAGATTTTGTTTGTTCCATCTcaagtatttttaaaatgcaAATTAATTGTTTGCCAGATTATGTAGTTTCAAGTTTACAAAAATTAAGAGACATATTAGACGATGACAATAAAAGTACATAtcataatttagaaaaaaaaatgaacataAACATTTTGCTATTAAGAGACATTATAGCtgaggaaataaaaaaaattaatcgTTCTGACTTAGGagcaataaaaaattactataataaaaatatagaaggAGAAAAATTAGTAAAAACTATTAATCatattattttgttatttaaacATAAAACGAAccatatatttaataaaaaagaaatgcatgaaaaaataaagcaaATTTTAGAAACTTTTGAGGATTTAGCCAATGAACATAAATTTTTACGGGATTTATATCGTTTTAAATCAACTATTGCGAATAATTTCATGtacaataaattattttctttttcatttattcaATCGTCAGAAGTCTTTAAACGTAATTTTGAATTATTGAAATATATGGATAAATTAATAGAATGTGTAGAaaaatcaattaaaaatGGATTTATATTAAGAGATCgtaattatttttgtatgACTCAAAAGGTTATATATAATCTTCATACACCGATAACTGCATCTATTAGGAACAATTTGGCTAAACTTgataatattttgaaaacATTGAATTTATCATATAAAGACCATAGTCTAATAATACAAactattttctattttcttaaaaaagaaaacgaaaaaaataaaaaaaaactagaACTTTACATGAATAAaccttataaaaaaaattctttaaaagcaatttataattttttattagaggAAGAAAAGGATGCTACACGCTACTATAACGAAGCATCTaagatttttaatttaaatttaactGACAAAAATAAGGAAAGCATACTCTTCgatgatttaataaataacgAAAGTATTATAGATAATTTATTCTCTGTTCATGAAACCCTCATCAAATTAATCGGAGGTTTATTTATTAAGAAGCAGTTAACCATTATTATGAATACAcgtaaattattattaagtatgaattcattaaaaaaaaggaaggaTATTTCATATGAaacaaaagaaattttaaaaaagaaacacCAATCAAATTTACTTtctcaaataaaaaaagaaaaatggaaaatggaaaaaattaAGCATAATATAAGAAATTTACATCTATTTGTTACTACAAAAGATGATATAAAACGTATTCAAGTATCAAattctttaataaataaaataaatggaaTTATATCAATTTTACGTTTCATTTGTAAAATAAcgtataaaaatgaagataaaactgattttaatcaaaaaaaagaGGCTAGTACGGAAAATATTTTGCTTGCACTATATTATGCCAACCAAAGGCTTCCAAAATttactgaaaaaaaaatacaaaaaaaatacacatctaaaaaaaaatga